CACTGGGAACTGGCGGTCACCGAGGGGCCGCACGGGGCGCCGGAGTTCTTCACCCGCGGGGACATCGACACCCTGTACGCCACCGACTACGAGGTGCACTTCAACTCGGACCGCACCGGCGTGCGCCTGATCGGTCCCCGACCGGACTGGGCGCGCCCGGACGGTGGGGAGGCCGGCCTGCATCCGTCGAACATCCACGACAACGCCTACTCGGTCGGCGCGCTGGACTTCACGGGAGATACGCCCATCCTGCTCGGCCCGGACGGGCCCAGCCTGGGTGGCTTCGTGTGTCCGGTGACCGTGGTGGCCGCCGACCGGTGGAAACTCGGTCAGCTGGCGCCCGGCAACACCGTGCGGTTCGTGCCCGTGCAGGTGCAGGCCGCCGCGTCGCCGCGGGTGTTCGGGGCTGCGCGTCGTGCCGGAACCGGTCGGGTGCACCGCGGCGGCGGGGACGGCGACGACGGTGTGATCGCCCGGCGTGACGGCGAGGTCGCCGTCACCTACCGCCGGTCGGGAGACGACAACGTCCTCGTCGAGTACGGCGACATGACACTGGATCTCGCGCTCCGCGCTCGTGCCCATGCGCTGCACCAACGGCTCGAACGCGAGCGTCCGGCCGGGCTGCTCGATCTCACTCCCGGCATCCGCTCGCTCCAGGTGCGGGTGGACCCGGACGTTCTCCCGATCTCGACACTCATGGGATTGCTGGGGGAGGCCGAGGAGCAGTTGCCCGCGGTGGACGAGCTCGTGGTGCCCAGCCGTACGGTGCGGCTACCGCTGTCCTGGGACGACCCCTCGACCCGCGAGGCCATCCAGCGCTACATGCACGGGGTGCGTGCGGATGCCCCGTGGTGCCCGTGGAACATCGAATTCATCCGGAGGATGAACGGACTCGACTCCGTCGCGGACGTCTTCGACACCGTCTTCGGCGCCGAGTACCTCGTGCTCGGTCTCGGCGACGTCTATCTGGGGGCCCCGGTGGCGACGCCTCTCGATCCACGGCATCGTCTCGTGACCACCAAGTACAACCCCGCCCGTACCTGGACGCCGGAGAACGCGGTGGGGATCGGTGGTGCCTACCTGTGCATCTACGGGATGGAGGGGCCGGGTGGGTACCAGTTCGTCGGACGGACGACCCAGGTGTGGAACCACCGGCACCCGCAGGCGTCCGGAATGTTCGAGGAGGGCACGCCGTGGCTGCTCCGGTTCTTCGACCGGATCTCCTGGTACCCGGTGGAGCCGGAGGAACTGAGGGACCTGCGTGCCGACATCGCGGCCGGCCGCGGCGGCGGTGTCGACATCACGGAGGGCACGTTCACACTGGCGGAGCACCGGCGCTTCCTCGCCGAGAACGCGGCCTCGATCGGCGAGTTCCGTGGCAGGCAGTCGTCGGCGTTCGCGGCCGAGAGGCAGCGGTGGGCGGATGCGGGGGAGTTCGCGGCCGGCTGAGGAGCACCGGTTGACAGGTGCTCGCACACATGTTCGACTTGGGCTC
This genomic interval from Rhodococcus triatomae contains the following:
- a CDS encoding 5-oxoprolinase/urea amidolyase family protein, translated to MTAKMTLLRPGMLATVQDHPGRVGYWQVGVPPSGPMDDLSFRLGNVAVGNPEGAAGIEAVMAGPAVQFDQDTVVCVSGAPVPVTVVGVPRAQWQPIRVPAGAVLDIGTVSGPGLRMYLSVRGAVSVDEFLGSAATFTLGRFGGHEGRALRVGDILTIGDEPEAPTRPLPSEHLPALGTHWELAVTEGPHGAPEFFTRGDIDTLYATDYEVHFNSDRTGVRLIGPRPDWARPDGGEAGLHPSNIHDNAYSVGALDFTGDTPILLGPDGPSLGGFVCPVTVVAADRWKLGQLAPGNTVRFVPVQVQAAASPRVFGAARRAGTGRVHRGGGDGDDGVIARRDGEVAVTYRRSGDDNVLVEYGDMTLDLALRARAHALHQRLERERPAGLLDLTPGIRSLQVRVDPDVLPISTLMGLLGEAEEQLPAVDELVVPSRTVRLPLSWDDPSTREAIQRYMHGVRADAPWCPWNIEFIRRMNGLDSVADVFDTVFGAEYLVLGLGDVYLGAPVATPLDPRHRLVTTKYNPARTWTPENAVGIGGAYLCIYGMEGPGGYQFVGRTTQVWNHRHPQASGMFEEGTPWLLRFFDRISWYPVEPEELRDLRADIAAGRGGGVDITEGTFTLAEHRRFLAENAASIGEFRGRQSSAFAAERQRWADAGEFAAG